A window of the Euzebya pacifica genome harbors these coding sequences:
- a CDS encoding O-antigen ligase family protein, with product MSISRRPSRSDVLLAATPAIVAITGWFGGRDPFEAPKLAVTSVLVAVLIGAAVLRSGRRGTVAWAGSPWSAAVGLFLFVAGVAVLTADNSLAAFFGVPSRQIGWLLYASAGGVGLLAAASSDGVSLARLFRRAMLIVLVVVGVYGVLQLLGADPFPVSSSVSGVFVTLSNPNFAGAWGGALLGLAGLTSIDSSLPRWERGMAVAGVLASAVLVVGAASVVGVVAAGVSAAVAVVVWLLGRTGSLRRVGLPVVGGLVGVAAVLGGLGTFQMGPLARLGEATGVVLRRFYWDAALSMAGDQPLTGVGFDRFVRFYRSYRSPAAADQVEVTIETDAAHSVPLHLLSGGGVPLLLVWLVLVAVGAWAAVRAVRAAERGGRMLVGGVASVWAAVTVQSLASFDVAALLVLSFVCAGILAGLAWPDATKSMALPGSTVDTVVRKKRTTTTTRPPAWAVPLAWTLAGLLVAGALLVGTKPFRAELAANTGQEALAAGRTDVVQQAWSQAGSIAPWEVDYPYREGLGLLQLGALEEGVEAFGRALGIQSDHVASLVSRARALDALQRRDEAREDYLTALEHEPQHLDLKVEVALYVADSDRSLAEELLAEVEARNPDHEQIEILRERLALTPGD from the coding sequence ATGTCCATCAGCAGGCGACCGAGCCGCAGCGACGTGCTGCTGGCTGCCACCCCGGCGATCGTGGCGATCACCGGTTGGTTCGGAGGCAGGGATCCCTTCGAGGCACCGAAGCTCGCGGTCACCAGCGTCCTCGTTGCGGTTCTCATCGGCGCGGCAGTGCTCCGGTCCGGTCGGCGCGGGACGGTGGCCTGGGCCGGTTCGCCATGGTCAGCCGCTGTCGGCTTGTTCCTCTTCGTGGCCGGTGTCGCCGTCCTGACCGCCGACAACTCCCTCGCCGCCTTCTTCGGTGTCCCCTCGCGGCAGATCGGTTGGCTGCTCTACGCGAGCGCAGGCGGGGTGGGCCTCCTGGCCGCCGCATCGTCCGACGGGGTCTCGCTGGCTCGGCTGTTCCGCCGAGCGATGCTGATCGTCCTCGTGGTCGTTGGGGTATACGGGGTGCTGCAGCTGCTCGGCGCCGATCCGTTCCCTGTGTCGAGCTCGGTGAGCGGGGTCTTCGTGACCCTGTCGAATCCCAACTTCGCCGGCGCATGGGGGGGTGCCCTGCTGGGACTGGCTGGGCTGACGTCGATCGATTCGTCCCTACCGAGGTGGGAACGTGGGATGGCCGTCGCGGGGGTCCTGGCGTCGGCTGTGCTGGTCGTCGGCGCCGCGTCCGTCGTCGGGGTCGTCGCGGCAGGGGTGTCGGCGGCCGTTGCCGTGGTGGTCTGGCTGCTCGGACGCACGGGCAGCCTTCGCCGCGTGGGGCTGCCGGTCGTCGGCGGTCTCGTGGGCGTCGCGGCGGTGCTCGGCGGTCTCGGGACCTTCCAGATGGGTCCGCTCGCGAGGCTCGGAGAGGCGACCGGTGTCGTCCTGCGCCGCTTCTACTGGGACGCGGCGCTGTCCATGGCGGGCGACCAACCCCTGACCGGCGTGGGATTCGACCGCTTCGTCCGCTTCTACCGGAGCTACCGTTCCCCGGCCGCGGCTGATCAGGTCGAGGTGACCATCGAGACCGACGCGGCCCACAGCGTGCCGCTGCACCTGCTGAGCGGGGGCGGGGTGCCGCTGCTGCTGGTCTGGCTCGTCCTTGTCGCGGTTGGCGCCTGGGCGGCTGTGCGCGCGGTCCGGGCGGCGGAGCGCGGTGGGCGGATGCTCGTCGGTGGCGTGGCCAGCGTGTGGGCGGCTGTCACGGTGCAGTCCTTGGCCAGCTTCGATGTCGCGGCACTGCTGGTGCTGTCGTTCGTCTGCGCGGGGATCCTCGCCGGGCTGGCGTGGCCGGACGCCACGAAATCCATGGCGCTGCCCGGCTCGACCGTCGACACCGTCGTTCGCAAGAAGCGCACCACGACCACGACACGGCCCCCGGCATGGGCCGTCCCGCTCGCATGGACCCTCGCGGGGCTCCTCGTCGCGGGAGCCCTCCTCGTCGGGACGAAGCCGTTCCGCGCAGAGCTCGCGGCCAACACCGGCCAGGAGGCCCTGGCGGCGGGGCGTACCGACGTGGTCCAGCAGGCGTGGTCGCAGGCAGGCTCGATCGCACCGTGGGAGGTCGACTATCCCTATCGGGAGGGACTGGGACTGCTGCAGTTGGGAGCGCTCGAGGAGGGCGTGGAGGCCTTCGGACGGGCGCTGGGCATCCAGTCCGACCACGTCGCCTCCCTGGTGTCCCGTGCCCGCGCACTCGATGCCCTGCAACGCCGTGACGAGGCACGCGAGGACTACCTGACCGCGCTGGAGCACGAACCGCAGCACCTGGACCTCAAGGTCGAGGTCGCGCTCTACGTCGCCGACAGCGATCGCTCGTTGGCCGAGGAGCTGTTGGCCGAGGTCGAGGCCCGCAACCCCGATCACGAGCAGATCGAGATCCTCCGTGAACGCCTCGCGCTGACCCCCGGGGACTGA
- a CDS encoding glycosyltransferase — protein sequence MTRRIRVVQVIARLNVGGPAALVLAVAGGLDPDRYESVVLHGEVDEGEADWRDIRDGSSLGRPVAGLGRAVRAGDDARAMAVLVRELRRLRPDVVHTHTAKAGALGRTAARLATRNGRRPRIVHTFHGHVLHGYFRPTVRRGIVTVERQLARGTDRIITVGSPVRDDLLAAGIGRPEQYAVVPPGVDPLPTVPAAEARRSLGVPDGRPVVAFVGRLTRIKRPDRAVDAMRAVREAGIDAHLVVAGDGDLRHTTERRAAVLGDAVTFLGWTSDIGRVLSAADVIVLTSDNEGMPVTLVEAAHAGVPAVATDVGGVAEVVADGATGLVVAPTAAAVGEGLVGLIGDPERRGRMGAAATADAARRFTTASMVGAHTAIYEEVLS from the coding sequence GTGACCCGCCGCATCCGCGTCGTCCAGGTCATCGCGCGCCTCAACGTGGGTGGCCCGGCGGCGCTCGTGCTTGCCGTGGCCGGCGGCCTGGACCCCGACCGGTACGAATCGGTCGTCCTGCACGGCGAGGTCGACGAGGGCGAAGCGGACTGGCGCGACATCCGCGACGGGTCCAGCCTCGGGCGTCCCGTCGCGGGACTCGGGCGTGCGGTGCGTGCAGGTGACGACGCCCGGGCGATGGCCGTGCTGGTCCGTGAGCTGCGTCGGCTGCGCCCCGACGTCGTGCACACCCACACGGCCAAGGCCGGCGCCCTGGGACGGACGGCTGCCCGCCTCGCCACACGCAACGGCCGACGGCCGCGCATCGTCCACACCTTCCATGGCCACGTCCTGCACGGCTACTTCCGTCCCACGGTGCGCCGGGGGATCGTCACCGTGGAACGACAGCTGGCCCGCGGAACCGACCGGATCATCACCGTCGGTTCGCCGGTGCGCGACGACCTGCTGGCTGCCGGGATCGGTCGCCCCGAGCAGTACGCTGTCGTTCCTCCGGGCGTCGACCCGCTGCCCACCGTTCCAGCCGCCGAGGCACGGCGGTCCCTCGGGGTGCCCGACGGCCGGCCGGTCGTGGCCTTCGTGGGCCGCCTGACACGCATCAAGCGGCCCGACCGGGCGGTGGACGCCATGCGGGCTGTCCGCGAGGCAGGCATCGATGCCCATCTGGTGGTCGCGGGTGATGGCGATCTTCGTCATACCACTGAACGACGGGCCGCCGTCCTCGGCGATGCGGTGACGTTCCTGGGGTGGACCAGCGACATCGGCAGGGTGCTGTCGGCCGCCGATGTGATCGTCCTCACGAGCGACAACGAAGGCATGCCCGTCACGCTCGTCGAAGCGGCCCACGCCGGCGTCCCTGCGGTGGCCACCGACGTCGGTGGTGTCGCTGAGGTCGTGGCCGATGGCGCGACAGGACTGGTCGTGGCCCCGACGGCCGCAGCGGTGGGGGAGGGCCTGGTGGGGCTGATCGGCGATCCCGAACGACGGGGCCGCATGGGAGCGGCAGCGACCGCCGACGCCGCGAGACGCTTCACCACCGCGTCGATGGTGGGTGCACACACGGCGATCTACGAGGAGGTCCTGTCGTGA
- a CDS encoding NAD-dependent epimerase/dehydratase family protein, translating to MRALITGGAGFIGSHLADHLIANGDEVIALDNLSTGRHGNIEHLIGRPDFEFVLGSILNADLVDDCVSRADVVFHLAAAVGVELIVRKPVESLRTNIVGSETVIEKAHKYGKAVLVTSTSEIYGKNTSDSLSEDDDRILGSPLKSRWAYSEAKAIEEILAYTYFREKGLPTVIVRLFNTVGPRQVGHYGMVVPRFVNQALRGHALTVFGDGAQTRCFVDVGDVVPALDTLIRTEGAHGNVFNLGSSDEVSIAELAARIIDLTGSTSQIRKVPYSEAYEEGFEDMERRVPNTSRVHDLIGWAPQRGLDDIIQRVIEEQRS from the coding sequence GTGCGCGCCCTCATCACTGGCGGGGCGGGGTTCATCGGGTCCCACCTTGCCGACCACCTGATCGCCAACGGCGACGAGGTGATCGCCCTGGACAACCTGTCCACGGGCCGCCACGGCAACATCGAGCACTTGATCGGTCGGCCGGACTTCGAGTTCGTGCTCGGCTCGATCCTGAACGCCGACCTCGTCGACGACTGCGTCAGCCGGGCCGACGTCGTGTTCCACCTCGCGGCCGCCGTGGGTGTCGAGCTGATCGTGCGCAAGCCCGTGGAGTCGCTGCGGACCAACATCGTCGGTAGCGAGACGGTCATCGAGAAGGCCCACAAGTACGGCAAGGCGGTGCTGGTCACCTCCACCAGCGAGATCTACGGCAAGAACACCTCCGATTCGCTGTCGGAGGACGACGACCGGATTCTCGGCTCGCCGCTGAAGTCCCGCTGGGCCTACAGCGAGGCGAAGGCGATCGAGGAGATCCTCGCGTACACGTACTTCCGGGAGAAGGGGCTGCCGACCGTCATCGTTCGCCTCTTCAACACCGTCGGACCCCGACAGGTCGGGCACTACGGCATGGTCGTGCCCCGATTCGTCAACCAGGCCCTGCGCGGTCACGCGCTGACCGTCTTCGGTGACGGTGCCCAGACCCGCTGCTTCGTCGATGTGGGCGATGTCGTCCCGGCGCTGGACACCTTGATCCGCACCGAGGGGGCGCACGGAAACGTCTTCAACCTCGGGAGCAGCGACGAGGTCAGCATCGCCGAGCTGGCGGCTCGGATCATCGACCTGACCGGCTCGACCAGCCAGATCCGCAAGGTGCCCTACAGCGAGGCGTACGAGGAGGGATTCGAGGACATGGAACGACGCGTCCCCAACACCTCCCGTGTGCACGACCTCATCGGCTGGGCCCCCCAGCGGGGCCTGGACGACATCATCCAGCGTGTGATCGAGGAGCAGCGGTCCTGA
- a CDS encoding MraY family glycosyltransferase, producing the protein MVFVASGLLSWLLVPLAIRVATRREVVDRPGGYKVQDDPVPYLGGVAIVLAFAAVVLAAALVRPPVSGFEELAVILGLGVGLAAVGLVDDLRGLGPFLRLGLQVGAAGGLLATDVVVRLVDGGGPIDMAITVLWIAGITNAFNLLDNMDGLSAGTAMIAALSFFLIAALNGQFLVGALSAALAGCALGFLRHNFHPARIYMGDAGSLFLGFVLAVLGLKLRFDAPRQITAFVPIVVLGLPILDTALVTVQRLRHGRNPLSGGRDHLSHRLVFIGLPVPRAVRILYLLAGMLGWLGLVISRLDITTAYLLLGFVVAGLVAVGVLLGRVPVYSNSQGAKVMLQKVERSEADYAHERPSVVAGSGLDD; encoded by the coding sequence GTGGTGTTCGTCGCCTCGGGCCTGCTGTCGTGGCTGCTGGTGCCGCTGGCCATCAGGGTGGCCACCCGCCGGGAGGTCGTCGACCGACCCGGCGGCTACAAGGTCCAGGACGACCCGGTGCCCTATCTGGGCGGCGTCGCCATCGTGCTGGCCTTCGCAGCGGTGGTGCTTGCCGCCGCGCTCGTCCGCCCACCGGTCAGCGGGTTCGAGGAGCTCGCGGTCATCCTGGGGCTGGGCGTCGGGCTGGCCGCGGTCGGCCTCGTCGATGACCTCAGGGGACTCGGCCCGTTCCTGCGGCTCGGGCTGCAGGTCGGGGCGGCGGGCGGGCTGCTGGCCACCGACGTCGTCGTGCGGTTGGTCGACGGTGGCGGGCCCATCGACATGGCCATCACGGTCCTGTGGATCGCGGGGATCACCAACGCCTTCAACCTGCTGGACAACATGGACGGCCTGAGCGCTGGCACCGCCATGATCGCCGCCCTGTCGTTCTTCCTGATCGCCGCGCTCAACGGTCAGTTCCTCGTCGGCGCGCTGTCCGCGGCGCTGGCCGGCTGTGCGCTCGGCTTCCTGCGCCACAACTTCCACCCGGCCCGGATCTACATGGGGGACGCCGGGTCGCTGTTCCTCGGCTTCGTGCTCGCGGTGCTGGGCCTCAAGCTGCGCTTCGACGCGCCACGACAGATCACGGCCTTCGTGCCGATCGTGGTGCTGGGCCTGCCGATCCTCGACACGGCGCTGGTGACTGTCCAGCGGTTGCGTCACGGCCGCAACCCCCTGAGCGGCGGGCGGGACCACCTGTCGCACCGTCTGGTCTTCATCGGCCTCCCCGTCCCGCGCGCTGTGCGCATCCTGTACCTGCTGGCCGGCATGCTTGGTTGGCTGGGGTTGGTCATCAGTCGCCTGGACATCACGACCGCCTACCTGCTCCTCGGATTCGTTGTGGCTGGCCTGGTGGCTGTCGGGGTGCTCCTCGGGCGTGTCCCGGTCTACTCCAACTCGCAGGGTGCCAAGGTGATGCTGCAGAAGGTCGAGCGGTCCGAAGCCGACTACGCCCACGAGCGCCCCTCTGTGGTCGCAGGCTCGGGTCTCGATGACTGA
- a CDS encoding glycosyltransferase family 4 protein has translation MSVPSGRIQYLCLQPTREGQGSHAHVWGLVGGLQRRGWTVTVHQPPLETGRRGLWGRVGPMLAAQTSLWRAMRRDDVLYVRMHPLAAPLLWTNVVAGLWRSRARAVVEVNGPEDDWIAAWPSLGRVRGLLRILIRSQLRVADGVVVVTEGLGHWVAGMAGAQVEVEVVPNGVDVTRFAADRGAEPPGGRPYAVFVGELAPWQGVEDLVGAFAHDDWPDGVDLLVAGTGAGEGLLADCPAVDGRALRHLGAVPHDDVPSLLAGASVALVTSRDRGGTGIAPLKLFEALSTGVPVVASDVPDIPRYHSGPLVRPGDVAGWAAAVAAVVSGSVETGIAPAVDHSWDDRARRTERLLGDRKSPD, from the coding sequence GTGAGCGTGCCGTCCGGCAGGATCCAGTACCTGTGCCTGCAGCCGACCCGTGAGGGCCAGGGGAGTCATGCGCACGTGTGGGGGCTGGTCGGGGGGCTCCAACGACGGGGCTGGACGGTCACGGTGCACCAGCCGCCGTTGGAGACGGGCCGTCGCGGCCTGTGGGGGAGGGTCGGTCCGATGCTGGCCGCCCAGACCTCGCTCTGGCGGGCCATGCGTCGTGACGACGTGCTCTACGTACGGATGCACCCGCTCGCCGCCCCGTTGTTGTGGACGAACGTCGTGGCAGGGCTGTGGCGGTCAAGGGCTCGAGCTGTGGTCGAGGTCAACGGTCCGGAGGACGACTGGATCGCCGCGTGGCCCTCCCTCGGCCGAGTGCGGGGCCTCCTGCGCATCCTGATCCGCTCGCAGCTGCGCGTGGCCGACGGTGTGGTGGTGGTCACCGAGGGCCTCGGCCACTGGGTTGCAGGCATGGCTGGAGCTCAGGTCGAGGTCGAGGTCGTCCCCAACGGCGTCGATGTGACCCGCTTCGCCGCGGACCGTGGGGCCGAACCTCCGGGGGGTCGGCCCTATGCGGTGTTCGTGGGTGAGCTCGCGCCGTGGCAGGGGGTCGAGGACCTCGTCGGGGCCTTCGCCCACGACGACTGGCCCGACGGCGTCGATCTCCTGGTCGCTGGCACGGGCGCGGGGGAGGGGCTGCTCGCGGACTGCCCCGCCGTTGACGGCCGAGCCCTCCGGCATCTCGGTGCCGTTCCGCACGACGACGTCCCCTCACTGCTCGCGGGTGCGTCCGTGGCGCTCGTGACCTCGCGCGACAGGGGCGGCACGGGCATCGCCCCGTTGAAGCTGTTCGAGGCGCTGTCCACAGGTGTCCCGGTCGTGGCCAGCGACGTCCCGGACATCCCTCGCTATCACTCCGGCCCGTTGGTGCGTCCGGGCGACGTGGCCGGATGGGCCGCAGCCGTCGCCGCGGTCGTCTCCGGTTCGGTCGAGACCGGGATCGCCCCAGCTGTGGACCACTCCTGGGACGACCGCGCCCGCCGGACCGAACGTCTCCTTGGGGACCGAAAGTCTCCCGACTGA
- a CDS encoding cell wall-binding repeat-containing protein → MTITKTGRRVAFLGLLALVVAILPLTAASAQDEEAAAYIDFDINEEIETSDALQTSILASQRAFPDGTDTVLLTTSEDGADALAAGVLANDGALLYYNSDDGVQDAHVDEITRLGATDVIIIGGEERIDADVETALTDMGLNVTRLAGDERISTANEVLEYAEANRDDFNETASHLSRAFGTDDNSQTAFADAVGLGAWDAQGGAGTVLAPSDAEVLSPEYPTTEYFTEVNPENETIVPIGGEAAVPADVVDYLTGEPAEQTAGDRVENEDANNRAGTAIAINEARGLDASDLDGIVVVDAFADNFFIDAYASSALAGNNNYAVVVSNGDSLSPETAEWLGSPAFAQNDGTTTVICMPKTSGEACEEAVSATGGDPEDIENVSLDSEETPAENAGVIISTGVDTYDYQPDDGSDVVTVTYANDDQNVFFVDGTQATYAVFAGQIGAGDRIEVEVDDAGTPDDDSDDITTHRLTNVDAAETGTIGNVNTAAGTFEIIEPVSGATISAGAIDYTAECDLFQVNGGVVIAAQFEAALNEGDVFETSEDAAGNVTCNIMDNTVSGAVSVVDTVTPDTDTFMVGNLGDDFAGTNDDTFVASKAKFDAGDLVINVDGEPITDYDDFADVLSDGDQAEYSRANDTETISLTNGLPTTVSGQAIDDIDASDGFDIATNPGTETAPDPQATDRFIVNGILGTEADFAAAYSAGDSVSYTPADAAGGTPATYTLSDQDLAGEVGATDTVAKTYEVLSSEGDVVLDTVIYDAFAPAERYFVDGEEVDVTEFETALDDIAAGDAEGDIVVTDGALAREHRLTVTEV, encoded by the coding sequence ATGACAATCACCAAGACTGGTCGCCGCGTGGCGTTCCTCGGTCTGCTGGCGCTGGTAGTGGCAATCCTGCCGCTCACCGCTGCGTCTGCGCAGGACGAAGAAGCTGCCGCGTACATCGACTTTGACATCAACGAGGAGATCGAGACCAGCGACGCGCTGCAGACCTCGATCCTCGCCAGCCAGCGTGCGTTCCCGGACGGCACCGACACCGTCCTGCTGACGACCTCCGAGGACGGCGCTGACGCGCTGGCCGCCGGTGTGCTCGCCAACGACGGCGCCCTGCTGTACTACAACTCCGACGACGGCGTCCAGGACGCTCACGTCGACGAGATCACCCGCCTGGGTGCCACCGACGTCATCATCATCGGTGGCGAGGAGCGCATCGACGCTGACGTCGAGACCGCCCTCACCGACATGGGCCTGAACGTCACCCGCCTGGCTGGCGACGAGCGCATCTCCACCGCCAACGAGGTCCTGGAGTACGCCGAGGCCAACCGCGACGACTTCAACGAGACCGCCTCGCACCTGTCCCGCGCCTTCGGCACGGACGACAACTCCCAGACCGCCTTCGCTGACGCTGTCGGCCTTGGTGCTTGGGACGCGCAGGGCGGCGCCGGCACCGTGCTGGCCCCCTCCGACGCTGAGGTCCTCTCCCCCGAGTACCCCACCACCGAGTACTTCACCGAGGTCAACCCCGAGAACGAGACCATCGTTCCGATCGGTGGCGAGGCTGCTGTCCCCGCCGACGTCGTTGACTACCTGACCGGCGAGCCCGCCGAGCAGACCGCTGGTGACCGCGTCGAGAACGAGGACGCCAACAACCGCGCCGGCACCGCTATCGCGATCAACGAGGCCCGTGGCCTCGACGCTTCCGACCTGGACGGCATCGTCGTCGTGGACGCGTTCGCTGACAACTTCTTCATCGACGCCTACGCCTCCTCGGCGCTGGCCGGTAACAACAACTACGCGGTTGTCGTTTCCAACGGTGACTCCCTGTCCCCTGAGACCGCTGAGTGGCTCGGTTCCCCCGCGTTCGCCCAGAACGACGGCACCACCACCGTGATCTGCATGCCCAAGACCTCTGGCGAGGCTTGCGAAGAGGCTGTCTCCGCCACCGGTGGCGACCCCGAGGACATCGAGAACGTCTCCCTCGACTCCGAGGAGACCCCCGCTGAGAACGCTGGCGTCATCATCTCGACCGGCGTCGACACCTACGACTACCAGCCGGACGACGGCTCCGACGTCGTCACCGTGACCTACGCCAACGACGACCAGAACGTCTTCTTCGTCGACGGCACCCAGGCCACCTACGCCGTCTTCGCCGGCCAGATCGGTGCGGGCGACCGCATCGAGGTCGAGGTCGACGACGCCGGTACCCCGGACGACGACTCCGACGACATCACCACCCACCGCCTGACCAACGTCGACGCTGCCGAGACCGGCACCATCGGCAACGTCAACACCGCTGCCGGGACCTTCGAGATCATCGAGCCCGTCTCCGGTGCCACCATCTCTGCTGGCGCCATCGACTACACCGCTGAGTGCGACCTGTTCCAGGTCAACGGCGGCGTCGTGATCGCTGCCCAGTTCGAGGCCGCTCTCAACGAGGGCGACGTCTTCGAGACCTCCGAGGACGCTGCCGGCAACGTGACCTGCAACATCATGGACAACACCGTCTCCGGTGCCGTCTCTGTGGTCGACACCGTCACCCCGGACACCGACACCTTCATGGTCGGCAACCTGGGCGATGACTTCGCAGGCACCAACGACGACACCTTCGTCGCCTCCAAGGCGAAGTTCGACGCCGGTGACCTGGTCATCAACGTCGACGGTGAGCCCATCACCGACTACGACGACTTCGCTGACGTCCTCTCCGATGGGGACCAGGCCGAGTACAGCCGCGCCAACGACACCGAGACCATCTCGCTGACCAACGGTCTGCCGACGACGGTTTCGGGTCAGGCAATCGACGACATCGACGCCTCTGACGGCTTCGACATCGCGACCAACCCCGGCACGGAGACCGCTCCGGACCCGCAGGCCACCGATCGCTTCATCGTGAACGGCATCCTGGGCACCGAGGCTGACTTCGCCGCCGCGTACTCCGCTGGCGACTCCGTCTCCTACACCCCGGCTGACGCCGCTGGTGGCACCCCCGCCACCTACACCCTCTCCGACCAGGACCTGGCCGGCGAGGTTGGCGCCACCGACACCGTTGCCAAGACCTACGAGGTCCTGTCCTCCGAGGGTGACGTTGTCCTCGACACCGTCATCTACGACGCCTTCGCCCCGGCGGAGCGTTACTTCGTCGACGGCGAAGAGGTCGACGTGACCGAGTTCGAGACCGCGCTGGACGACATCGCGGCTGGCGACGCCGAGGGCGACATCGTCGTCACCGACGGTGCCCTGGCTCGTGAGCACCGTCTGACCGTCACCGAGGTCTAG